GAGCGCCAGGATTTCGGCGTCGACCTCGGTGGCTACATCGTCAAGGACCGCCTCTGGTTCTTCGGCGCCTACGACCGCGTCTCGAATACGACGGACACGATCCTGCCGGCCGGTCCCGCCGCCGGCGAGATCGTCGAATCGACCAGCGACCGCGACCTCGCCGCCGCCAAGCTGACCTGGAACATCACCCCGGGCCAGTCGCTGGTCGGCACCTTCTTCCAGGACCCGCGCGACGATGCCGGGGCGATCAACGACAACGATCACAAGCTGAACGGCGAGCCGCTCACCTACCTCGGGCAGCAGTCCTACGGCGGCCAGGACTATGCCCTGCGCTATGACGGGCTTCTGGGCTCGAGCTGGATCCTCTCCGCCCAGATCTCGCGCCACGAGGAGGAGAACTCGATCGGGCCGGCCTCCGCCGCGGGCGACATCGTCGAGTTCCGCGACTCGGAGAACGACTCGTTCCAGACCGGCGGCTTCGGTCTCATCCAGCAGAAGGAGTTCCGGCGCGACGCCTACGGCGGCTCGATCGCCAAGTACCTCGACCGGCACGACTTGAAGTTCGGGCTCGAGTTCGAGGACCAGGAGGCGACCGTCGTCAAGCGCATGTCGGGCGGCCAGCGCGTCGACATCCTCGCCAACCCCGCGGGCGGACCGGACATCTACAGCCACTTCTACTGGACGACCCCGCTCGCCACGGTTGGTGACGCTCCGACCTCGGCGCTCGTGGCGCCGGTCGCGCACGAGAACACCGTCGCCTACCTGCAGGACCGCTGGCAGGTCACTCCGGCGCTCGGTCTGAATCTCGGTGTGCGGTGGGACCGGCAGGAGATCTTCGACCGCTTCGGGCGACGGGTCATCGACTTGAAGGACGACTACGCGCCGCGCTTGGGCTTCACCTGGGCGCCGGGCGCCGAGGGGCACTCGAAGGTCTACGGATCGTTCGGCCAGTACTACGAGCAGATTCCGATGGACCTCGTGATCCGCTCGTTCGCGCAGGAGCGCCAGGCGCGAGTCTTCAATTTCGACCCGTTCTCGACCCGACCCGACGCCGCCGCCGAAGCGGACCTCGGACGCGATTCGGTGATCCTCGGCGGCTTCACCGAAGAGGCCGACCCGAATCTGAAGAACCAGTACATCAACGAGTTCATCCTGGGCTACGAGCGCGAGGTCCTGCCGGACGTGGCGGTCGGCGTGAAGGGCATCTACCGCGAGTACGGCCGCGTCATCGAGGACTTCGTCTGTACCGACGCCTACGACTACTGCATCGGCAACCCCGGCAAGGGGATCATGCAGCGGATCTACACCTACGACGTCTCGACGACCTTCCCGGCGCCCGAGCCGAAGCGCGACTACAAGGGTCTGCAGCTCGACGCCACCAAGCGCTTCTCCGACAACTGGCAGGGGCTCGTCTCCTACGTCTACTCCAAGCTCGACGGCAACTTCGACGGCGAATACGCGCCGTTCACCAACGTCGGCGCCGATCCGAACATCTCGGCCGCCTACGACTACTACGATTTCTTCACCGACGGGCGCAACTTCGACCGCATCACCAACGACGGTCCGCTGTCGAACGACCGCCGTCACCAGTTCAAGTTCTCGGGCTACTTCGTGACCGGCTTCAAGATGACGGTCGGCGTCTCCGGCTACTACCGCACCGGCACGCCGCTCACCCGCTACGGCTTCTCGGACGGCTACGGGCGTTACGAGTTCTTTCTCTCGAAACGCGGCGCCGAGGGCCGCGCTCCGGACATCTACGAGGCCGACGTCCACCTCGGCTATCCGCTCGAGCTGGGGCCGATGACGCTCAACTTCATGCTCGACATCTTCAACATCCTCGATGCCCAGCGAGCGATCCTCATCGACCAGAGGTGGGGCTTCCAGGAGGCCGACAACGTCTCGCCGACGCCGGTCAATCCCGGCTACGGCAAGGCGATCCTGCGCACACCGCCGACCACGGCGCGGGTGGGGGTCCGGCTGAGCTTTTGACCGCCGGCAGCCCAGCGCGCACATTCCTGGGCCCCCTTGCGGGGGCCCTTTCGTTGTCGACGCTCGTTCTCGCGCTGGCCTGCGGGCGCGGCAACGACCTGGCTCCGACACCTACGACACCTCCGGCGGGCGACATCGCTGCGCCTTCCCGCTCGGTGCTCTTCGTCGGGCTCGACGGCGCCGACTGGCAGTTCCTCGAGCCGCTGATGGCCGCCGGCCGAATGCCGAACTTGGCGCGTCTCGTGAGCGCAGGCAGCGGGGGAGTGCTGGTCACCGAACAGCCGCCGCTCTCGCCGCTCCTGTGGACGACGATGATGACCGGGCGCGGGCCGCTCGAGCACCGCATCCTCGACTTCGTGCGCTTCCATGCCGAGACCGGTCGGCGCGAACCGATCACGAGCGACGAGCGGCAAGTGCCGGCGGTGTGGAATATCGCCTCGGAGGCAGGACGGGAGGTCGCGGTCATCGGGCTCTGGGCGACGTTTCCGGCGGAAGAAGCCAAAGGCCTGCTGGTAAGTAACGTATTCCTGTCCGCTCGTGAATCGGTGGAGCGCGCGCTGTCGCCGGCAAGCGAGAAGTCCTGGGCGGAAAGGGTTCGACAAGAAGGCACCGGCAGCGTCGATCTCGCGGCCATGCGGAGGCTGCTTCCCGATCTCTCGGCGGACGAGCTCGCCGCCGCCGTGTCGTCTTCGGATCCCTTTGCCGAGAAGGTTCCTGGCCTGAGGCAGGTGCTGGTGCAGACCGAGATCGTCCGACGGCTCGCGCTGGAATGGCTGGCAAAGCACCCGACGCGGCTGGCGGCGGTCTACTTCGAGGGCACGGACACGATCGGGCATCTCTTCGCGCCGTTCGTGGCTCCGCAGACAGCGGGCGTCGACGCTCGCGACGCCGCGCGCTTCGGACCGGTCCCGGAGCGCTACTTCGAGCTCCTCGACGGCGTTCTCGGCGAGCTCGCGGAGGTGGCGGCGCGCTCCGGTGCGGTGCTGATGCTCGCTTCGGACCATGGTTTCGAGTGGGGCGAAGGGCGGCCTGCGGGGCTCTCGAGTGTCGCGGGAGCCACGGCGGCGAAGTGGCATCGGTCGGATGGGATCTACCTGCTTGTCGGACCGGGTATTCCGGCACGGCCCGGACGCTCGGCGCGGGGGGGAGTGGCGCAGGTCGCTTCGACGCTGTTGGCGTTGATCGATCTTCCTGCGCCGCGCGGAGTGGCTCCGGCACTCGCGGAGGCCGGGCCGGCGCCCCTTCCCGCCGCAGATTCGCGACTCGAGGCGCGCCTCCCCGTCGCGGACTCGCGGCCCGAGGTGCACTTCAGCCACGACGAAGAGCTCCGGAAACTTCAGGCCCTGGGCTACCTGGGGGCCGGCCCGGAGAAAAGCGAGGGCCCGCGCCCCCACGGCACTCGCACGGCCGGTTCGTTCAGCAACGAGGCGCAGATTCTCGAAGGCCTCGGGCGGACGGCCGAGGCGATGCTCTGCTACGAACAGGCGCTCGAACAGGAGCCTGGCGATGTCGCGGCAAAGTGGAACCTTTCCAATCTCCTGTTCGAAGAGGAGCGGGATGCCGTGCGCTCCGACCGCCTGCTCGTCGAGGCGTTCCAGGGCGGACTGCCGGCGGGCGGCGAGCTCATTGTGGCGCGCGCCGCGCTCTGGCGCGAGCGCGGCCGGCTCGATCGCGCCCGCGCGCTGCTCGATGCCGCCGTCGCGGGGAGGCCGGCCCACGTTGCGCTGCGGCTCTTCCGCGGCCGCGCGCGCATCGAGCAGGGCGACTGCGGTGGGGCCGCCGCGGACTTCGCGGAGGCGGTGCGGCGCGACGAAGCACGCGCCGGCTCGTGGGCGGCGCTCGCCACTGCGCACCTCTGCCTGGGCGAGCGGGCCGCCGCCCGCCGGGCCTTCGAACGCGCCGTGGCGCTCGCCCCGGAGCGCGAAGAACTGCGGCGCGCGCTCACATCGCTCGATGCGATCGACGAGCCGCGTCCCCGGCGTTGACTCGGGGACCTCCGGTTCCATACAATGCACCGGCTCGGGCAGGGGAGGTTAGCTCAGTGGTAGAGCACCTGCCTTACACGCAGGGTGTCGTGGGTTCAAGCCCCTCACCTCCCACCATTTGAGGGAGGCCTCCGAGCTGCAGGAGTCATCAGAGGGGCAGAGGGTCAGAAGGGATCATCGCGGGGTCGTAGTTCAGCTGGTTAGAACGCCTGCCTGTCACGCAGGAGGTCGCGGGTTCGAGTCCCGTCGGCCCCGCCAGTTCTAAGTTTCGATTTCGGAAGTCAGACGGGGAGTTTGCAAGATGCGCGACAAGATCAAGTTGGTTTCTTCGGCCGGAACGGGTTACTTCTACACCACCACGAAGAACAAGAAGGCCTCCAGTGAGAAGCTGCGCATGAAG
This portion of the Thermoanaerobaculia bacterium genome encodes:
- a CDS encoding TonB-dependent receptor; this encodes MRTKGYFRFAAALVLLATLVAPVAPLAAQTTGGIVGRVTDENGGGLPGVTVQVASPVLQGSRVSTTDADGHYRLTLLPPGDYVLTFQLAGFGPEQQKTPVGLDRDTTVNTSLRPSEAEEITVVSDSAVIDLRSTTLGINLDQQAIESLPTGRNYSSMAQLVPGVTSDANPENTTQSTISVYGSSGAENVFIVDGVNTTGVEYGFQGKELNFEFVQAIDIKTGGYEAEYGRSTGGVINVITKSGGNEFKGDAFVYFDDDSLQASPDTIVSTAGTVAGYERQDFGVDLGGYIVKDRLWFFGAYDRVSNTTDTILPAGPAAGEIVESTSDRDLAAAKLTWNITPGQSLVGTFFQDPRDDAGAINDNDHKLNGEPLTYLGQQSYGGQDYALRYDGLLGSSWILSAQISRHEEENSIGPASAAGDIVEFRDSENDSFQTGGFGLIQQKEFRRDAYGGSIAKYLDRHDLKFGLEFEDQEATVVKRMSGGQRVDILANPAGGPDIYSHFYWTTPLATVGDAPTSALVAPVAHENTVAYLQDRWQVTPALGLNLGVRWDRQEIFDRFGRRVIDLKDDYAPRLGFTWAPGAEGHSKVYGSFGQYYEQIPMDLVIRSFAQERQARVFNFDPFSTRPDAAAEADLGRDSVILGGFTEEADPNLKNQYINEFILGYEREVLPDVAVGVKGIYREYGRVIEDFVCTDAYDYCIGNPGKGIMQRIYTYDVSTTFPAPEPKRDYKGLQLDATKRFSDNWQGLVSYVYSKLDGNFDGEYAPFTNVGADPNISAAYDYYDFFTDGRNFDRITNDGPLSNDRRHQFKFSGYFVTGFKMTVGVSGYYRTGTPLTRYGFSDGYGRYEFFLSKRGAEGRAPDIYEADVHLGYPLELGPMTLNFMLDIFNILDAQRAILIDQRWGFQEADNVSPTPVNPGYGKAILRTPPTTARVGVRLSF
- a CDS encoding alkaline phosphatase family protein, whose translation is MSTLVLALACGRGNDLAPTPTTPPAGDIAAPSRSVLFVGLDGADWQFLEPLMAAGRMPNLARLVSAGSGGVLVTEQPPLSPLLWTTMMTGRGPLEHRILDFVRFHAETGRREPITSDERQVPAVWNIASEAGREVAVIGLWATFPAEEAKGLLVSNVFLSARESVERALSPASEKSWAERVRQEGTGSVDLAAMRRLLPDLSADELAAAVSSSDPFAEKVPGLRQVLVQTEIVRRLALEWLAKHPTRLAAVYFEGTDTIGHLFAPFVAPQTAGVDARDAARFGPVPERYFELLDGVLGELAEVAARSGAVLMLASDHGFEWGEGRPAGLSSVAGATAAKWHRSDGIYLLVGPGIPARPGRSARGGVAQVASTLLALIDLPAPRGVAPALAEAGPAPLPAADSRLEARLPVADSRPEVHFSHDEELRKLQALGYLGAGPEKSEGPRPHGTRTAGSFSNEAQILEGLGRTAEAMLCYEQALEQEPGDVAAKWNLSNLLFEEERDAVRSDRLLVEAFQGGLPAGGELIVARAALWRERGRLDRARALLDAAVAGRPAHVALRLFRGRARIEQGDCGGAAADFAEAVRRDEARAGSWAALATAHLCLGERAAARRAFERAVALAPEREELRRALTSLDAIDEPRPRR
- the rpmG gene encoding 50S ribosomal protein L33 codes for the protein MRDKIKLVSSAGTGYFYTTTKNKKASSEKLRMKKYDPKVRQHVEFVEEKLR